The proteins below are encoded in one region of Mauremys reevesii isolate NIE-2019 linkage group 15, ASM1616193v1, whole genome shotgun sequence:
- the LOC120383621 gene encoding olfactory receptor 14A16-like: MSNRTTVTEFLLLGFSEVRELQILHFLVFLVIYLAALVGNLLVIMVVALDNRLHTPMYFFLMNLSIVDLSSISVTVPKSMASSLMNTKSISYAGCVAQVFFLLFLLGEDFALLTVMAYDRYVAICQPLHYERMMNIRACVQMAAGAWISGILYSVLHTGNTFALTFCGGNMVDQFFCEIPQLLKLACSDSYLTEVGVLVFSVCLVLVCFIFITVSYVQIFKSVFRIPSEQGRHKALSTCLPHLTVVSLFVCTGVFAYLKPTSNSASALDLVMAVLYSVLPPIMNPIIYSMRNKEIKAALRRLTGCR, from the coding sequence atgtccaaccgCACCACCGTGActgagttccttctcctgggattctctgaagttcgggagctgcagattttgcacttttTGGTGTTTCTAGTGATTTATCTGGCAGCCCTGGTGGGGAATCTTCTTGTCATCATGGTTGTAGCCCTCGACAACcgccttcacacccccatgtacttcttcctgatgaatcTGTCCATTGTAGACCTTAGCTCCATCTCTGTCACTGTCCCTAAATCCATGGCCAGCTCCCTCATGAACACCAAGTCCATTTCCTATGCTGGATGTGTTGCCCAagtctttttcctcctcttcttgcTGGGAGAGGATTTTGCTCTTCTTACCGTCATGGCATATGATCGATAtgtcgccatctgccaaccactgcactatgagagAATGATGAACATCAGAGCTTGTGTTCAAATGGCAGCGGGTGCCTGGATCAGTGGGATTCTCTACTCTGTGCTACACACTGGGAACACATTTGCTTTGACCTTCTGTGGAGGCAACAtggtggatcagttcttctgtgagATCCCCCAGCTACTCAAGCTTGCCTGCTCCGACTCATATCTGACTGAAGTTGGGGTTCTTGTCTTTAGTGTGTGTTTAGTCTTAGTCTGCTTTATTTTTATCACTGTGTCgtatgttcagatcttcaaatCAGTGTTCAGAATCCCCTCTGAACAGGGCCGACATAAAGCCCTATCCACCTGCCTTCCTCACCTCACTGTGGTCTCCTTGTTTGTTTGCACTGGCGTCTTTGCctacctgaaacccacctccaacTCTGCATCTGCTCTGGATCTTGTGATGGCTGTTCTGTATTCTGTATTGCCACCAATCATGAATCCAATTatctacagcatgaggaacaaggagatcaaaGCTGCCCTGAGGAGACTGACTGGGTGTAGGTAA